From a single Corynebacterium kroppenstedtii DSM 44385 genomic region:
- a CDS encoding CCA tRNA nucleotidyltransferase has translation MAGSSSLSHSRPSDSNSSHDTSVMEAEYLARAHRDLASLVPVMTPLAQAFNDDDCDLYLVGGSVRDALLGRLSSDLDFTTNARPHDIHRLLESTCDAVWDTGIDYGTVSGQRSGQDIEVTTFRADTYDGESRNPEVTFGDSLDKDLTRRDFTVNAMAVEVRGDGSQVFHDPLHGLTDLVRGYLDTPDDPAISFHDDPLRMLRACRFVSQLGLRVAPRVREAMERMAGDIQRITAERIHAELDKLILGDHPTDGIELMVDTGLADYIIPEIPAMRMTRDEHMQHKDVYAHSLQVLRQAIDREPDGPDLVLRWAALLHDCGKPSTRAPKPGGGVTFYHHDVVGAKMARKRFRALKYSKQFIKDVSGLIYLHQRFHGYTEKAWNDSAVRRYVTDAGPLLPRLHRLVRADCTTRNQAKARRLQRLYDDLERRIEEIQHKEDLARIRPDLDGNDIMTILDIEPGPMVGKAWKHMKDVRLDQGPLEREDAILELKKWWTEEQESEEQHS, from the coding sequence ATGGCTGGTTCGTCCTCACTCTCCCATTCGCGTCCGTCCGATTCGAACTCCTCGCATGACACGTCCGTTATGGAGGCAGAATATTTGGCACGCGCGCACAGAGACTTAGCCTCCTTAGTCCCCGTGATGACACCGCTTGCCCAGGCTTTTAATGATGATGATTGCGACCTCTATTTGGTCGGTGGTTCCGTCCGAGATGCTCTTTTAGGGCGTTTGAGCAGTGATCTTGACTTTACGACGAATGCCAGGCCGCATGATATCCATCGGCTGTTAGAGAGCACATGCGATGCCGTGTGGGATACGGGCATCGACTACGGCACAGTTTCGGGCCAACGCAGCGGCCAAGATATAGAGGTGACGACGTTTCGCGCCGACACCTATGACGGCGAATCACGAAACCCCGAGGTCACCTTTGGTGATTCTTTAGACAAGGACCTAACCCGCAGGGATTTCACCGTCAACGCGATGGCTGTCGAGGTCCGTGGCGACGGTTCGCAGGTGTTTCACGACCCGCTTCATGGATTAACTGACCTCGTCCGCGGTTATCTTGATACACCGGACGATCCGGCGATTTCGTTTCACGACGACCCCCTCCGCATGCTCCGGGCCTGCCGTTTTGTGTCCCAACTGGGGTTGCGCGTTGCTCCACGTGTGCGTGAGGCCATGGAGAGGATGGCGGGGGACATCCAGCGGATCACAGCGGAGCGAATCCACGCTGAGCTGGACAAATTAATCCTCGGGGACCACCCGACCGACGGGATTGAACTCATGGTGGACACCGGTTTGGCGGACTACATCATTCCCGAAATCCCTGCTATGCGCATGACCCGTGACGAGCACATGCAGCACAAGGATGTGTATGCCCATTCGCTGCAGGTGCTGCGCCAAGCTATTGATCGTGAACCGGATGGCCCGGACTTAGTCCTGCGGTGGGCGGCGCTGCTCCACGACTGCGGAAAACCCAGCACGCGGGCCCCGAAACCCGGCGGAGGCGTCACGTTTTATCACCACGATGTGGTGGGGGCGAAAATGGCCCGCAAACGCTTCAGGGCATTGAAATACAGTAAGCAGTTCATCAAAGACGTCTCGGGATTGATCTACCTGCACCAGCGCTTCCATGGCTATACCGAAAAAGCGTGGAATGATTCCGCTGTTCGCCGCTATGTGACCGATGCGGGGCCCCTTTTGCCCCGGCTTCACCGGCTCGTACGGGCGGACTGCACAACCAGGAACCAGGCGAAAGCCCGTCGTTTACAACGCTTGTATGACGATCTTGAACGTCGTATTGAGGAGATTCAGCATAAAGAGGATCTCGCGCGCATCCGTCCGGATCTTGACGGGAACGACATTATGACGATCCTAGATATTGAACCAGGACCGATGGTAGGAAAAGCCTGGAAGCACATGAAAGATGTTCGCCTGGATCAGGGGCCTTTAGAGCGCGAAGACGCCATCCTAGAGCTGAAGAAATGGTGGACTGAGGAACAGGAGTCAGAGGAGCAACATTCATGA
- a CDS encoding NUDIX hydrolase, whose product MSRSTRPQSASQDSSDAGHTGGGGSPRRTRRTNGGRRRRSTSSSKNNRQGGDKKKGNHNQGSGSSTDKNKPHQKRSTTSRRNSSRNGRKRSRPGRPRDQRSGRGASRNSRRNKSRALASVYMPTSEETSAGGLVVSGLAEAVDDAGIVNMDRIYVCLIGRLDRRGRLLWSIPKGHVEQGEDHTTTAEREVWEETGLTGRVFEDLGTIDYWFVSDGIRIHKTVHHHLLEYVDGIFNDDDPEVTEVTWAPASELVERLAYGDERKLARRAHEILPDLARQAHAEGRMTPW is encoded by the coding sequence ATGAGTAGGAGCACACGGCCACAGTCAGCGAGCCAAGACTCGTCCGACGCTGGCCACACGGGGGGCGGCGGATCGCCACGGCGCACGCGGCGCACAAACGGGGGCCGACGCCGACGCAGCACCTCTAGCTCGAAAAATAACCGCCAGGGTGGCGACAAGAAGAAGGGTAACCACAACCAGGGCAGTGGCTCGTCGACGGATAAAAATAAGCCACATCAGAAGCGTTCGACGACGTCGCGACGAAACAGCTCGCGCAACGGTAGGAAGCGCTCGAGGCCTGGTAGGCCACGTGACCAGCGCTCCGGCCGGGGGGCGTCCCGAAACTCGCGACGCAATAAATCCCGCGCACTCGCTTCGGTGTACATGCCTACCTCGGAGGAAACCTCCGCCGGCGGACTCGTCGTCTCTGGATTAGCTGAAGCTGTGGACGATGCCGGGATCGTGAATATGGATCGCATTTATGTATGCCTGATCGGGCGGCTTGACCGGCGTGGGCGGCTCCTGTGGTCCATCCCCAAAGGCCACGTTGAGCAGGGCGAAGACCATACCACCACCGCCGAGCGTGAAGTGTGGGAAGAAACCGGGCTCACCGGGCGCGTCTTCGAGGACCTGGGAACCATTGATTATTGGTTCGTGTCCGACGGTATCCGCATCCATAAAACGGTCCATCACCATCTGTTGGAATATGTTGACGGCATATTTAATGATGATGATCCTGAAGTCACCGAGGTCACATGGGCTCCTGCCTCTGAGCTCGTGGAGCGGCTAGCCTACGGGGATGAACGGAAATTGGCCCGGCGCGCGCACGAGATTCTGCCGGATCTGGCACGTCAAGCCCATGCGGAGGGGAGGATGACGCCATGGTGA